In Actinoplanes octamycinicus, the genomic window CGCCGTTGGAGAGCACCACGACGGTGTTCGGGTTCGCCGCGGACACCCGCTCGATCAGCGCCAGATGCTCGGCGGGCAGGTCCAGCGACTCCCGGTCGGCGCCCTCGGTCTCGTGCGCCGAACCGACGAAGACCAGCGCCACGTCGCTGCCCCGGGCCACCTCGGCCGCCGCGTCCGGGTCGACGTAGCCCTCCGCGAACGTGACCGTCGCCGAGGTCGAGGCCCGGATCTCGGTGAGCGCGTCGTCCAGCCGGGTCGGCGTGATCTGCGAGCTGCCACCACCCTGGTAGCGCGGGCTCCGGGCGAACTCGCCGAGCACCGCGACCGTCTGCCCCTCCGCGCGCAGCGGAAGCAGCCCGCCGTCGTTCTTCAACAGCACGATCGCCCGGCCGGCGATCTCCCGGGCCAGGGCGTGATGCGCGGCCGCGTCATAGCTTCCGGGTTCGCGCTTCCCGGCGTTCACCACCATTGTCCGTACGAGGTCAGCGGACCTCCGCAGCGCCGCCGGGTCGAGCGTGCCCGCCTCCACCGCGTCCACCAGGGCCCGGTCGCCCGCCTCGTCCGGGCCGGGCATGGTCAGGTCCAGGCCGGCCCGGACCGCCGCCACCCGGTCGACCACCGCGCCCCAGTCGGACACGACCAGGCCCGCGAAGCCCCACTCGTCCCGGAGCACCTCGGTGAGCAGCCAGTGGTGCTCGCTCGCGTAGACCCCGTTCACCCGGTTGTAGGCGCACATCACGGTCCACGGCTGGGCCCTGGTCACCACCCGGTGGAAGGCGCGCAGGTACATCTCCCGCAGGGTGCGCTCGTCGACGTCGGCGCTCACCCGCATCCGGTCGGTCTCCTGGCTGTTCACCGCGAAGTGCTTGAGCGAGGCGCCGACCCCCCTGCTCTGCAGGCCGCGCACCCACTCGGTGGCCAGCACCCCGGTCAGCAGCGGGTCCTCGGAGAAGTACTCGAAGTTGCGGCCGCCGAGCGGGCTGCGCTTCAGGTTCACGCCCGGGCCGAGCAGCACCGCCACGTCCATCGCCCGGCACTCGTCGCCGAGCGCCTCGCCCATCCGGCGCAGCAACTCCGGATCCCAGGTGGAGGCGCTCGCCACGGCCGGCGGGAAGCAGGTGGCCGGGACGCCGGCCAGCAGGTCGCCGCGGGACGCCTGCATCCGGACGCCGTGCGGGCCGTCGGTCACGGTCACCGCGGGCAGCCCCGCGGAGTCGATCGCGGTGGTCCGCCAGAAGTCGCTGCCGCTGGTGAGCGCCGCCTGCTCGGCGGTGGTGAGCTCCGAAGTCATGACCATCCCTTACTCTTACTGAGTACCTACTAGGTAATAACTTAGGACGCCCCTTCCGGCCCGGGCAAGAGGCAGTTGATAGGAAAGAACCCGTGAACAGCGCCCCGCCCCCACCGGAACCCGGCCTCGCCCCGGGCCGCCCGGCAAGCTCCCCGTCGCGCCGCCGCGACCGGGCCCGGCTGCCCGCCGCCGAGCGCCGCCGGCAGATCCTCGACGCGACCACCCGGCTGATCGCCGAGCGCGGCTTCTGGGGCCTGTCGATGCAGGACGTCGCCGACGACTGCGGCCTCACCGTGCCGGGGTTGCTGCACCACGTCGGCTCCAAGGACAACTTGCTGGTCGCCGTCCTGGAACACCGCGACCAGGAGGACCACCGCTCCCTCGCCGCCGAGCTGGGGATCAGCCCCGAGGAGGCCGGACAAGGGGTGATCCGTGCGGAGGTCGTCGAGCGGGTTTCGCTGCCGGAGATCTGCGCGGCGCTGGTCCGGCGCAACGCCGGGCAGCCGGAGATCGTCCGGCTCTTCGCCGTGCTGGAGGCCGAGTCACTGGCCCCCGAACACCCGGCCCACGACTACTTCAAGGGGCGGCAGGACAGCACCATCGCCCAGCTGACCGCGCTGGCCAAGGACCTGACCCCGGAGCCGGAGATCCTGGCCCGCCAGATCATGGCCCTGATGGACGGCCTGCAGATCCAGTGGCTGCGCGACCCGTCCCGGATCGACCTGGTCGCCGCCTGGTCCGCCGCCGCCTCAGCCCTCTTCCCTGCCCCGAAATGGCCCTGATGGACGGCCTGCGGATCCAGTGGCTGCGCGATCCGTCCCGGATCGACCTGGTCGTCGCCGCCTCGGCTCTCTTCCCCGCCAAGAAACGGCCTTGATGGACGGCCTGCGGATCCAGTGGCTCCGCGACCCGGCCCGGATCGACCTGGTCGCCGCCGCCTCAGCTCTCTTCCCCGCCCCGAAATGGCCCTGATGGACGGCCTGCGGATCCACTGGCTGCGCGACCCGGCCCATATCGACCTGGTCGCCGCCGCCTCAGCCCTTCTCCCCGCCCCGAAGTAGCCGCCCGGCTCAGCGGCGCGTCGTCCACATCAGCGCGTTGTCCACAGGCCGGTCCCGCGAGTTCCCGTTTCCGCGCCACACTGTCTTCGGGCGGCTCCCCCTGGGTGGGAGGGGTCTGGGAAGTGGCCGGATCGCTCCGGCTCCGGCTCCGGGGGTGCCGCGAGGTCGGCGCGGGTCCGGGCCGCGGGCGCGCCTGCGGGTCTCGGCTGGCTCTCCAGGGTGTCTCGGGCACCCCGAGACACCCTGGAGAACCAGCCGGCAGCGGGACCGCGTCACGGCCCTGACCAAGGCGAGCCTCGCGTGGGGAGGCGCGGGCGCGATGGCCGCGGCGGGGCTTGCGTGGGGAGGCGCGGGCGGGATGGGCGGGGCGGGGCTTGCGGGGGTGGGCGACGGGCGGGGCGCTCCGGGCGTACCGGAAAGGGGTTTCAGGCGGCGCCGAGCCAGGAGCGGACCTCGGCTGTCTCCTCGTCGCTGAGGGCGATGGCGGCGGCCTCGGCGCGGTTCAGCACGTTGTCGGCGAAGGCGGAGGCGATCTCGGCGGCCGCGGGTGGCGGCTGGCGGTAGAGCGGCGCGCCGCCGAACGCGGTGCCCCGGGTGACGAAGGCGATGGCGCTGCGGCTCACGTCGACGCCCTGCGCGGCCAGCTGGTCGCGGGCCCAGCGGGTCGCCTCGGTGAGGTTGAAGTGGTGGCCGGCGGCGTACTCGGCGAGCGACTGGTAGACCGGCGGCCACATCTCGCGGGGCAGGCGGGGCAGGCTGAGCAGCGCGCAGAGGCGGCCGACCGGCTCCGGCGCGGGGCCGGTGCTGATCCCGGATTCGGGGGGCTCGTGCCGGGCCGCGTCCCAGACGAAGTGGTTGGAGAATTTCGCGCTGGGCAGGGCCAGGCTCTCCAGGGCGCGGACGAACCCGCCGTTGCCGAACCAGTTGGTCTCGTCGACGCTCGGGCCGAGCTGCCGGCGCAGGTCGTGGGCGAGCGAGGCCAGGTTGAGCGGGCCGGTCGCCGCGGTGTAGCGCCAGGTGACCAGGTCACGGAACTGCTCGTAGGAGACCGGGGTGGCCGGGTCGCCGGGGGACACCGGCGCCTCGTCGCTCTCCACCGGCTCGCCCTGCACCAGTTCGAGCAGCTCCTGGCTG contains:
- a CDS encoding glycoside hydrolase family 3 C-terminal domain-containing protein, with product MTSELTTAEQAALTSGSDFWRTTAIDSAGLPAVTVTDGPHGVRMQASRGDLLAGVPATCFPPAVASASTWDPELLRRMGEALGDECRAMDVAVLLGPGVNLKRSPLGGRNFEYFSEDPLLTGVLATEWVRGLQSRGVGASLKHFAVNSQETDRMRVSADVDERTLREMYLRAFHRVVTRAQPWTVMCAYNRVNGVYASEHHWLLTEVLRDEWGFAGLVVSDWGAVVDRVAAVRAGLDLTMPGPDEAGDRALVDAVEAGTLDPAALRRSADLVRTMVVNAGKREPGSYDAAAHHALAREIAGRAIVLLKNDGGLLPLRAEGQTVAVLGEFARSPRYQGGGSSQITPTRLDDALTEIRASTSATVTFAEGYVDPDAAAEVARGSDVALVFVGSAHETEGADRESLDLPAEHLALIERVSAANPNTVVVLSNGAVLLTSPWEARVPAIVEGWLLGQAGGSALADVLFGRVNPSGRLAETIPVRLADHPSYLDFPGEHGHVRYGEGLHVGYRGFDARDTPVAYPFGFGLSYTSFAYGTPGGSGLEFRVPVTNTGDRDGREVVQIYVSRPGSRVRRAPRELKAFANVAVAAGATVEVTLRVERDDLAYWDTRLHRWVVEDGPYLFEIGASSRDIRATVTREVAGDEARVPLTEESSIGEWFADPRGAEVLGEAFAAAMEQVGDSTMAAMAADPGMMLMMASIPIKRMAAFPGSPVTADTLRKLVQAAND
- a CDS encoding TetR/AcrR family transcriptional regulator, encoding MNSAPPPPEPGLAPGRPASSPSRRRDRARLPAAERRRQILDATTRLIAERGFWGLSMQDVADDCGLTVPGLLHHVGSKDNLLVAVLEHRDQEDHRSLAAELGISPEEAGQGVIRAEVVERVSLPEICAALVRRNAGQPEIVRLFAVLEAESLAPEHPAHDYFKGRQDSTIAQLTALAKDLTPEPEILARQIMALMDGLQIQWLRDPSRIDLVAAWSAAASALFPAPKWP
- a CDS encoding NYN domain-containing protein; amino-acid sequence: MARVRAALYLDFDNVFSGLIKQDPDVAIQFAKDPASWLVRLTTSLTVDGPRRWLILRCYMNPGGWVPNPDTGATQQRLYYSQFRPFFVNAGFEVIDCPRLTHTKNAADIRMVVDAVDALADPVSFEEFVIASGDSDMTPLLVRLRRADRRTTIVSPSDAAEAFTAVADRLITSQELLELVQGEPVESDEAPVSPGDPATPVSYEQFRDLVTWRYTAATGPLNLASLAHDLRRQLGPSVDETNWFGNGGFVRALESLALPSAKFSNHFVWDAARHEPPESGISTGPAPEPVGRLCALLSLPRLPREMWPPVYQSLAEYAAGHHFNLTEATRWARDQLAAQGVDVSRSAIAFVTRGTAFGGAPLYRQPPPAAAEIASAFADNVLNRAEAAAIALSDEETAEVRSWLGAA